A genomic segment from Phragmites australis chromosome 6, lpPhrAust1.1, whole genome shotgun sequence encodes:
- the LOC133923042 gene encoding pectinesterase inhibitor 8-like, with the protein MRPSTARVLAAAALTAALLALSLSTGVDATPETTCWAAAARDRRVDYGFCVSRLSHLAKVATDVGIAIAGGKVYDIKAMLAKSVLWDPQSGLHGGEGKGHRGRVPGAPPLARWGNESVQIAIVCTAITSLIR; encoded by the exons ATGAGGCCGTCCACGGCCCGCGTTCTGGCCGCCGCGGCACTGACGGCCGCGTTGCTCGCGCTGAGCCTGAGCACCGGCGTGGACGCCACCCCGGAGACGACGTGCTGGGCGGCCGCGGCCCGCGACAGGCGCGTGGACTACGGCTTCTGCGTGTCAAGGCTGAGCCACTTGGCCAAGGTGGCCACCGACGTGGGCATCGCCATCGCTGGCGGCAAGGTCTACGACATCAAGGCCATGCTCGCCAA AAGTGTACTATGGGATCCACAGTCGGGACTACACGGCGGGGAAGGGAAAGGCCACCGAGGCCGCGTCCCTGGCGCGCCG CCGCTCGCGCGGTGGGGTAACGAGTCCGTGCAGATCGCGATCGTCTGCACGGCCATCACCAGCCTCATCAGGTGA
- the LOC133920522 gene encoding pectinesterase inhibitor 8-like yields MTMTMRPSSTARLLAAAALALSCLVGGARATVVTTCRAAADSVARVDYGFCVAELGKHRESPDADTWGLAKVAALTGIVNADDAVYDIGAMLAKPGRADAPTRAALGQCQKLYNALGFAFAEAYDQINNRDYAAGKGKAAEVVALTHKCDDVLAKAGAVPSPLAQRSSYSVQIAIICTAITNLIK; encoded by the coding sequence atgacgatgacgatgaggcCGTCGTCGACCGCTCGCCTCCTGGCCGCCGCGGCGCTCGCGCTCAGCTGCCTCGTCGGCGGCGCCCGCGCGACGGTGGTGACGACGTGCAGGGCGGCGGCCGACAGCGTCGCGCGCGTGGACTACGGCTTCTGCGTGGCGGAGCTGGGCAAGCACCGCGAGAGCCCCGACGCCGACACCTGGGGCCTCGCCAAGGTGGCCGCCCTGACGGGCATCGTCAACGCCGACGACGCGGTCTACGACATCGGGGCCATGCTGGCCAAGCCTGGGCGCGCGGACGCCCCGACGCGCGCGGCGCTGGGGCAGTGCCAGAAGCTCTACAACGCCTTGGGGTTCGCGTTCGCGGAGGCCTACGACCAGATCAACAACCGAGACTACGCCGCCGGGAAGGGGAAGGCCGCGGAGGTTGTCGCGCTCACGCACAAGTGCGACGACGTGCTTGCCAAGGCCGGTGCCGTCCCGTCGCCGCTCGCGCAGCGCAGCTCCTACTCCGTGCAGATCGCCATCATCTGCACGGCCATCACCAACCTCATCAAGTGA